From a region of the Geothrix sp. 21YS21S-2 genome:
- a CDS encoding ketopantoate reductase family protein has translation MRILIVGLGALGGVIATRLQAAGIPVHLAVRSAESAARVKAAGLRVTGAGGEASAAAADVAPLDAYAGAAPFDLILLATKAQDALAAAPALPGLLAADGAILPIQNGFVPQMVADRLGDSRVVGGLSNLGATMRSPGVYEQRNAGHLLIGERAGGEGDRTARIARTLGPGIEVRVTRNLRGAVWSKLLLNCSVTTLGAVAGLTMRRYLALPGGRDLFIRTYDEALSVALASGDRPEPMVVEPVPPGWDGRSRPGPEFEAWLEGILGFYGDIKASMLQDFEQGRPTEIDFINGHVVAAGRRLGLATPVNAAITETVRAITRGEAVPGPGLLAGIRVRPIGTFP, from the coding sequence ATGCGGATCCTGATCGTAGGCCTCGGCGCGCTGGGCGGGGTCATCGCCACGCGCCTGCAGGCCGCCGGAATTCCCGTCCATCTGGCGGTGCGCAGTGCCGAGTCGGCGGCCCGCGTGAAGGCCGCCGGGCTCAGGGTGACGGGCGCGGGCGGGGAGGCCTCGGCCGCCGCGGCGGACGTGGCGCCCCTGGACGCCTATGCCGGCGCCGCGCCCTTCGACCTGATCCTCCTGGCCACCAAGGCCCAGGACGCGCTGGCCGCGGCGCCGGCCCTGCCCGGGCTGCTCGCCGCGGACGGCGCGATCCTGCCCATCCAGAACGGCTTCGTGCCCCAGATGGTCGCGGACCGCCTCGGGGATTCCCGGGTGGTCGGCGGCCTCTCGAACCTCGGCGCCACCATGAGGTCGCCGGGCGTCTACGAGCAGCGCAATGCCGGGCATCTGCTCATCGGCGAACGGGCCGGAGGGGAGGGTGACCGCACCGCGAGGATCGCCAGGACGCTGGGCCCCGGGATCGAGGTCCGCGTGACCCGGAACCTCCGGGGCGCCGTCTGGTCCAAGCTGCTCCTGAACTGTTCCGTGACGACCCTCGGCGCCGTCGCCGGGCTCACGATGCGCCGGTACCTCGCCCTTCCCGGAGGCCGGGACCTGTTCATCCGGACCTACGACGAGGCCCTTTCGGTGGCCCTGGCCAGCGGGGACCGGCCGGAACCGATGGTGGTCGAGCCCGTGCCCCCCGGATGGGACGGACGCAGCCGGCCCGGCCCGGAGTTCGAGGCCTGGCTGGAAGGGATCCTGGGCTTCTACGGGGATATCAAGGCTTCCATGCTCCAGGACTTCGAGCAGGGCAGGCCCACCGAGATCGATTTCATCAACGGCCACGTCGTGGCCGCGGGCCGCCGGCTGGGGCTGGCGACGCCGGTCAACGCGGCGATCACGGAAACGGTCCGCGCCATCACGCGCGGGGAGGCCGTCCCGGGTCCCGGGCTGCTGGCCGGGATCCGGGTCCGGCCCATCGGGACGTTTCCGTGA